From Prionailurus viverrinus isolate Anna unplaced genomic scaffold, UM_Priviv_1.0 scaffold_39, whole genome shotgun sequence, one genomic window encodes:
- the HES6 gene encoding transcription cofactor HES-6: MAPPLAPGRDRAGREFEDAWETRGDRKARKPLVEKKRRARINESLQELRLLLAGAEVQAKLENAEVLELTVRRVQGTLRGRAREREQLQAEASERFAAGYIQCMHEVHTFVSTCQAIDATVAAELLNHLLESMPLREGSSFRDLLGDALAGSPGAPGRSGWPTGGVLGSPLPSPPGPGDDLCSDLEEAPEAELSRAPAEGPDLVPAALGSLTAARIAQSVWRPW, encoded by the exons ATGGCTCCGCCCCTGGCGCCCGGCCGGGACCGTGCGGGCCGAGAGTTTGAGGACGCCTGGGAGACTCGGGGGGACCGCAAG GCCCGGAAGCCCCTGGTGGAGAAGAAGCGGCGCGCGCGGATCAACGAGAGCCTTCAGGAGCTGCGGCTGCTGCTGGCGGGCGCCGAG GTGCAGGCCAAGCTGGAGAACGCCGAGGTGCTGGAGCTGACGGTGCGGCGCGTGCAGGGCACGCTGCGGGGCCGGGCGCGCG AGCGCGAGCAGCTGCAGGCGGAAGCAAGCGAGCGCTTCGCGGCCGGCTACATCCAGTGCATGCACGAGGTGCACACGTTCGTGTCCACGTGCCAGGCCATCGATGCCACCGTCGCCGCAGAACTCCTCAACCACCTGCTCGAGTCCATGCCTCTGCGCGAGGGCAGCAGCTTCCGGGATCTGCTGGGGGACGCCCTGGCCGGGTCTCCGGGAGCCCCTGGGCGAAGCGGCTGGCCCACGGGAGGGGTCTTGGGGTCCCCTCTGCCCAGTCCCCCGGGCCCCGGGGACGACCTGTGCTCCGACCTGGAGGAGGCCCCCGAGGCTGAACTGAGCCGAGCGCCTGCCGAAGGGCCAGACTTGGTGCCAGCAGCCCTGGGCAGCCTGACCGCTGCTCGCATAGCCCAGAGCGTCTGGAGGCCTTGGTGA